The following are encoded together in the Myxocyprinus asiaticus isolate MX2 ecotype Aquarium Trade chromosome 7, UBuf_Myxa_2, whole genome shotgun sequence genome:
- the primpol gene encoding DNA-directed primase/polymerase protein isoform X2, which translates to MSGDKWQARLKSLEQRALSFQSSPLSCLYKPRLSRPWQPSSVWRLFPRQSAAIAFTQHIKQDVHIFSLEKEGSDAGQRIFLVTSYSELWHYYSTHRQSLMHCYEVILEGAVCKLYFDLEFHKASNTHLDGKIMVAKLIQMKEVYGVHCSAKDVLNLDSSTSEKFSRHLIFMLPSAAFKDNFHVGRFIHGILHPATNSLQKSNPEAPTTAFFPRESKDDVDGSQTKKTKCEEDDLSFLIVKSRNGQEQLLVDMGVYTKNRNFRLYKSSKLGKNAAFTVAEDNKFVPKPSKHTTKDESIFLASLITNISFTGQKILTYELPQRGTAGSPSLTLQREVYSSDLLGEEQLSPFKDVDDFVLTLVCKDGVQGNIRRWNYFASEQLLVYDIGKFRWCHNVKRFHKSNNIMIVVDLKEEVWYQRCHDPECRRQNYRSSSYPLPQDLCMSYILMEDEEDQAYLTDELGNIELVPMTTSAVQVEKERPSSAPQTEDPKDWGDCSDDLAYLEAMREVERATAEEEDEVSDELLLEALTECEG; encoded by the exons ATGTCAGGAGATAAGTGGCAGGCCAGACTGAAGTCTTTGGAGCAGAGAGCCTTATCCTTCCAGTCTTCCCCGCTGTCCTGTCTGTATAAGCCACGTCTGTCCCGGCCATGGCAACCCTCATCTGTTTGGAGACTCTTCCCACGCCAGAGTGCAGCCATTGCCTTCACTCAGCACATCAAACAG GATGTGCATATATTTTCACTGGAGAAAGAAGGCAGCGATGCAGGACAGAGAATTTTCCTAGTGACTAGCTACAGTGAACTTTGGCATTATTACAG CACTCACAGACAGTCTCTGATGCACTGCTATGAAGTCATTCTAGAAGGGGCCGTCTGCAAACTCTACTTTGACTTGGAGTTTCACAAAGCCTCCAACACACACCTGGATGGCAAGATCATGGTGGCAAAACTAATTCAG ATGAAGGAAGTTTATGGTGTCCACTGCTCTGCCAAAGACGTCCTTAATCTTGACTCCAGCACCTCTGAGAAGTTTAGTCGCCATCTCATCTTTATGCTTCCCAGTGCTGCTTTTAAAGACAACTTCCATGTAG GGCGATTTATTCATGGTATACTACATCCAGCTACAAACAGCCTTCAGAAAAG CAACCCAGAGGCACCCACAACAGCATTCTTTCCGAGAGAGAGCAAAGATGATGTGGATGGTTCTCAGACCAAGAAAACAAAGTGTGAAGAGGATGATCTTAGCTTTCTCATTGTGAAGAGCAGAAATGGACAGGAACAACTCCTTGTCGACATGG GTGTCTACACCAAGAACAGGAACTTCCGCCTTTACAAGTCCTCCAAACTGGGCAAGAATGCTGCCTTCACTGTAGCAGAGGACAACAAGTTTGTCCCAAAGCCCTCCAAGCACACCACAAAAGATGAAAGCATATTTCTAGCCTCTTTAATCACCAACATCAG TTTCACGGGACAGAAGATTTTAACATACGAATTGCCACAGAGAGGTACAGCAGGATCTCCTAGTCTGACCCTGCAGAGAGAGGTGTATAGCTCAG ACCTTTTGGGTGAAGAACAACTGTCTCCTTTTAAAGATGTGGATGATTTTGTGTTGACACTTGTGTGCAAGGATGGTGTTCAAGGAA ACATCCGGCGATGGAACTACTTTGCATCTGAGCAGCTGCTAGTTTATGATATTGGGAAATTCCGCTGGTGCCACAATGTAAAGCGCTTCCACAAGAGCAACAACATCAT gATTGTGGTGGATCTCAAAGAGGAAGTGTGGTATCAGAGATGTCATGACCCTGAGTGCAGAAGACAGAATTACAGATCCTCCA GTTACCCACTGCCACAGGATCTCTGCATGAGTTACATACTGATGGAG GATGAAGAAGATCAGGCTTATTTAACAGATGAACTGGGGAACATTGAACTTGTACCCATGACTACTTCAGCAGTGCAGGTAGAGAAGGAGCGACCCTCTTCAGCTCCCCAGACCGAGGACCCTAAGGATTGGGGAGACTGTTCTGATGACCTTGCTTACCTGGAGGCCATGCGGGAGGTAGAAAGAGCCACTGCAGAAGAGGAGGACGAGGTCTCTGATGAGCTTCTGCTCGAAGCATTGACTGAGTGTGAAGGATGA
- the primpol gene encoding DNA-directed primase/polymerase protein isoform X1, which produces MSGDKWQARLKSLEQRALSFQSSPLSCLYKPRLSRPWQPSSVWRLFPRQSAAIAFTQHIKQDVHIFSLEKEGSDAGQRIFLVTSYSELWHYYSTHRQSLMHCYEVILEGAVCKLYFDLEFHKASNTHLDGKIMVAKLIQYVCEKMKEVYGVHCSAKDVLNLDSSTSEKFSRHLIFMLPSAAFKDNFHVGRFIHGILHPATNSLQKSNPEAPTTAFFPRESKDDVDGSQTKKTKCEEDDLSFLIVKSRNGQEQLLVDMGVYTKNRNFRLYKSSKLGKNAAFTVAEDNKFVPKPSKHTTKDESIFLASLITNISFTGQKILTYELPQRGTAGSPSLTLQREVYSSDLLGEEQLSPFKDVDDFVLTLVCKDGVQGNIRRWNYFASEQLLVYDIGKFRWCHNVKRFHKSNNIMIVVDLKEEVWYQRCHDPECRRQNYRSSSYPLPQDLCMSYILMEDEEDQAYLTDELGNIELVPMTTSAVQVEKERPSSAPQTEDPKDWGDCSDDLAYLEAMREVERATAEEEDEVSDELLLEALTECEG; this is translated from the exons ATGTCAGGAGATAAGTGGCAGGCCAGACTGAAGTCTTTGGAGCAGAGAGCCTTATCCTTCCAGTCTTCCCCGCTGTCCTGTCTGTATAAGCCACGTCTGTCCCGGCCATGGCAACCCTCATCTGTTTGGAGACTCTTCCCACGCCAGAGTGCAGCCATTGCCTTCACTCAGCACATCAAACAG GATGTGCATATATTTTCACTGGAGAAAGAAGGCAGCGATGCAGGACAGAGAATTTTCCTAGTGACTAGCTACAGTGAACTTTGGCATTATTACAG CACTCACAGACAGTCTCTGATGCACTGCTATGAAGTCATTCTAGAAGGGGCCGTCTGCAAACTCTACTTTGACTTGGAGTTTCACAAAGCCTCCAACACACACCTGGATGGCAAGATCATGGTGGCAAAACTAATTCAG TATGTGTGTGAAAAGATGAAGGAAGTTTATGGTGTCCACTGCTCTGCCAAAGACGTCCTTAATCTTGACTCCAGCACCTCTGAGAAGTTTAGTCGCCATCTCATCTTTATGCTTCCCAGTGCTGCTTTTAAAGACAACTTCCATGTAG GGCGATTTATTCATGGTATACTACATCCAGCTACAAACAGCCTTCAGAAAAG CAACCCAGAGGCACCCACAACAGCATTCTTTCCGAGAGAGAGCAAAGATGATGTGGATGGTTCTCAGACCAAGAAAACAAAGTGTGAAGAGGATGATCTTAGCTTTCTCATTGTGAAGAGCAGAAATGGACAGGAACAACTCCTTGTCGACATGG GTGTCTACACCAAGAACAGGAACTTCCGCCTTTACAAGTCCTCCAAACTGGGCAAGAATGCTGCCTTCACTGTAGCAGAGGACAACAAGTTTGTCCCAAAGCCCTCCAAGCACACCACAAAAGATGAAAGCATATTTCTAGCCTCTTTAATCACCAACATCAG TTTCACGGGACAGAAGATTTTAACATACGAATTGCCACAGAGAGGTACAGCAGGATCTCCTAGTCTGACCCTGCAGAGAGAGGTGTATAGCTCAG ACCTTTTGGGTGAAGAACAACTGTCTCCTTTTAAAGATGTGGATGATTTTGTGTTGACACTTGTGTGCAAGGATGGTGTTCAAGGAA ACATCCGGCGATGGAACTACTTTGCATCTGAGCAGCTGCTAGTTTATGATATTGGGAAATTCCGCTGGTGCCACAATGTAAAGCGCTTCCACAAGAGCAACAACATCAT gATTGTGGTGGATCTCAAAGAGGAAGTGTGGTATCAGAGATGTCATGACCCTGAGTGCAGAAGACAGAATTACAGATCCTCCA GTTACCCACTGCCACAGGATCTCTGCATGAGTTACATACTGATGGAG GATGAAGAAGATCAGGCTTATTTAACAGATGAACTGGGGAACATTGAACTTGTACCCATGACTACTTCAGCAGTGCAGGTAGAGAAGGAGCGACCCTCTTCAGCTCCCCAGACCGAGGACCCTAAGGATTGGGGAGACTGTTCTGATGACCTTGCTTACCTGGAGGCCATGCGGGAGGTAGAAAGAGCCACTGCAGAAGAGGAGGACGAGGTCTCTGATGAGCTTCTGCTCGAAGCATTGACTGAGTGTGAAGGATGA
- the primpol gene encoding DNA-directed primase/polymerase protein isoform X3, with the protein MHCYEVILEGAVCKLYFDLEFHKASNTHLDGKIMVAKLIQYVCEKMKEVYGVHCSAKDVLNLDSSTSEKFSRHLIFMLPSAAFKDNFHVGRFIHGILHPATNSLQKSNPEAPTTAFFPRESKDDVDGSQTKKTKCEEDDLSFLIVKSRNGQEQLLVDMGVYTKNRNFRLYKSSKLGKNAAFTVAEDNKFVPKPSKHTTKDESIFLASLITNISFTGQKILTYELPQRGTAGSPSLTLQREVYSSDLLGEEQLSPFKDVDDFVLTLVCKDGVQGNIRRWNYFASEQLLVYDIGKFRWCHNVKRFHKSNNIMIVVDLKEEVWYQRCHDPECRRQNYRSSSYPLPQDLCMSYILMEDEEDQAYLTDELGNIELVPMTTSAVQVEKERPSSAPQTEDPKDWGDCSDDLAYLEAMREVERATAEEEDEVSDELLLEALTECEG; encoded by the exons ATGCACTGCTATGAAGTCATTCTAGAAGGGGCCGTCTGCAAACTCTACTTTGACTTGGAGTTTCACAAAGCCTCCAACACACACCTGGATGGCAAGATCATGGTGGCAAAACTAATTCAG TATGTGTGTGAAAAGATGAAGGAAGTTTATGGTGTCCACTGCTCTGCCAAAGACGTCCTTAATCTTGACTCCAGCACCTCTGAGAAGTTTAGTCGCCATCTCATCTTTATGCTTCCCAGTGCTGCTTTTAAAGACAACTTCCATGTAG GGCGATTTATTCATGGTATACTACATCCAGCTACAAACAGCCTTCAGAAAAG CAACCCAGAGGCACCCACAACAGCATTCTTTCCGAGAGAGAGCAAAGATGATGTGGATGGTTCTCAGACCAAGAAAACAAAGTGTGAAGAGGATGATCTTAGCTTTCTCATTGTGAAGAGCAGAAATGGACAGGAACAACTCCTTGTCGACATGG GTGTCTACACCAAGAACAGGAACTTCCGCCTTTACAAGTCCTCCAAACTGGGCAAGAATGCTGCCTTCACTGTAGCAGAGGACAACAAGTTTGTCCCAAAGCCCTCCAAGCACACCACAAAAGATGAAAGCATATTTCTAGCCTCTTTAATCACCAACATCAG TTTCACGGGACAGAAGATTTTAACATACGAATTGCCACAGAGAGGTACAGCAGGATCTCCTAGTCTGACCCTGCAGAGAGAGGTGTATAGCTCAG ACCTTTTGGGTGAAGAACAACTGTCTCCTTTTAAAGATGTGGATGATTTTGTGTTGACACTTGTGTGCAAGGATGGTGTTCAAGGAA ACATCCGGCGATGGAACTACTTTGCATCTGAGCAGCTGCTAGTTTATGATATTGGGAAATTCCGCTGGTGCCACAATGTAAAGCGCTTCCACAAGAGCAACAACATCAT gATTGTGGTGGATCTCAAAGAGGAAGTGTGGTATCAGAGATGTCATGACCCTGAGTGCAGAAGACAGAATTACAGATCCTCCA GTTACCCACTGCCACAGGATCTCTGCATGAGTTACATACTGATGGAG GATGAAGAAGATCAGGCTTATTTAACAGATGAACTGGGGAACATTGAACTTGTACCCATGACTACTTCAGCAGTGCAGGTAGAGAAGGAGCGACCCTCTTCAGCTCCCCAGACCGAGGACCCTAAGGATTGGGGAGACTGTTCTGATGACCTTGCTTACCTGGAGGCCATGCGGGAGGTAGAAAGAGCCACTGCAGAAGAGGAGGACGAGGTCTCTGATGAGCTTCTGCTCGAAGCATTGACTGAGTGTGAAGGATGA